In Zingiber officinale cultivar Zhangliang chromosome 8B, Zo_v1.1, whole genome shotgun sequence, a single genomic region encodes these proteins:
- the LOC122017541 gene encoding uncharacterized protein LOC122017541, which produces MELLPLADPSEMEAEEDVFFADLSRQLALLVMDDEEQLPVHMQCPPLPLREVPYMPQILMPPSSHGYDQVAYRREMSKGTGVFIPRSTSAPRRKNRSRNKCSPVEHYNFPRQPLQKSATTISHVSNGAYCSHSSVLIKRHVEQP; this is translated from the exons ATGGAGCTTCTTCCACTCGCAGATCCTTCAGAGATGGAAGCAGAAGAAGATGTGTTCTTCGCAGATCTAAGCAGGCAACTAGCGCTGCTGGTTATGGATGATGAGGAACAACTCCCAGTACACATGCAGTGTCCTCCTCTTCCACTTCGG GAGGTTCCTTACATGCCCCAGATCCTGATGCCACCATCATCCCATGGCTACGATCAGGTGGCTTACAGAAGGGAGATGAGCAAAGGAACAGGAGTTTTCATTCCACGCTCTACTTCTGCACCGAGGAGGAAGAACAGATCAAGGAATAAGTGCTCTCCAGTGGAGCATTACAACTTCCCAAGGCAGCCTCTGCAAAAATCTGCAACTACGATTTCTCATGTGTCGAACGGCGCATATTGCAGCCATTCAAGTGTGCTAATAAAGAGGCACGTAGAGCAGCCATGA
- the LOC122017539 gene encoding EID1-like F-box protein 3, producing MERSRKTQNCNSFSSSDPSTPTFGSAAASPSIASDANSGILNETVLVLVFRSINWDPHVICVAACVSRRLRAVASRVLFRELCISRAPRMVTALTAGGAAPGGRLGGGWHSLAKLLFFCCGFAAPTRFFALDRPTPGHFIAISRFSKTSGRSFLVRRCWGDLLFVSDPCEHPEVGGVGEDLLGAYRGVFRGFMKSKTRAWLIGKKQELESRVRCPYCGARVWSMMAAGLVPKTASRRLGSHEGRLDYFVCVNGHLHGFCWLAHLSTDEEGNNDEEGGGGGDDDEAVDRDEEFVEDDDYDGNVAL from the coding sequence ATGGAGAGGAGTAGAAAGACTCAAAACTGCAATTCTTTCTCGAGCTCAGACCCCTCGACGCCGACCTTCGGCTCCGCCGCCGCCTCTCCGAGCATTGCCAGCGACGCGAACTCGGGAATCCTGAACGAGAcggtgctggtgctggtgttcCGCAGCATCAATTGGGACCCGCACGTCATCTGCGTGGCTGCCTGCGTGAGCCGGCGTCTCCGGGCAGTGGCCAGCCGGGTGCTCTTCCGGGAGCTCTGCATCTCGCGCGCCCCGCGCATGGTGACCGCGCTTACCGCAGGCGGCGCCGCCCCTGGCGGCCGCCTCGGCGGGGGGTGGCACTCCCTCGCCAAGCTCCTCTTTTTCTGTTGCGGGTTCGCCGCTCCCACCCGCTTCTTCGCCCTCGACCGCCCCACGCCGGGCCACTTCATCGCCATCTCGCGGTTCTCCAAGACGTCGGGGCGGTCCTTCCTGGTGCGCCGCTGCTGGGGCGACCTGCTTTTCGTCAGCGACCCCTGCGAGCACCCGGAggtcggcggcgtcggggaagatCTCCTGGGGGCCTACCGAGGGGTGTTCCGGGGGTTCATGAAGTCGAAGACCCGAGCGTGGCTGATTGGGAAGAAGCAGGAGCTGGAGAGCCGCGTGCGGTGCCCCTATTGCGGCGCACGGGTTTGGAGCATGATGGCGGCCGGACTGGTGCCGAAGACAGCGTCGAGGAGGCTCGGGTCTCACGAAGGGAGATTGGACTACTTTGTGTGCGTCAACGGCCACCTTCACGGATTTTGCTGGTTGGCGCATTTGTCGACTGATGAAGAAGGAAACAACGACGAAGAGGGCGGCGGTGGCGGCGACGACGACGAAGCAGTTGATAGAGATGAAGAGTTCGTTGAGGATGACGATTACGACGGGAATGTGGCGCTTTGA
- the LOC122017537 gene encoding uncharacterized protein LOC122017537 gives MSSASKAKLIDKLSAKAVKGQDKVSLKASAIPNHGNDVPSNVYNPDSGTFHNIDTTSSGSLLMSQNSGRFRTIDETEDHSFSSFATTGQFDSIYNHNGYSGEEDQKEETTSSCGPRIESILGCDIDKREKIRQKNERKHQRQKERRAQDLHERCSNYLISRKLEMLAQKIIVMGFSSAEATMALIQNEGRVEESIAWLLELSEESRHHTAANVDSSNSPKIDITPELAKISEMELKFKCTRQEVERAVVACEGDLKKAEETLTADKQEVKAASSKLEEADDSVSVNDFDNKMAMPVQTALSIPKQNRLLPDGTSQLRDERDLNYNKTVTMEAMKSTNKNLHSLRRILPKPDWGRPQVVPPIDQRWSIASTAPSVSCPWSSSLQVAVPLTNRFAMTSNEPKPTLPTVTLRDPVMVMPQLQSSHTKQDPASAIRNISATPPASTRWYPNKVSSMEMMLANGGLGPSSPYLGLHGSSAQQFVDHNNFPSGSSMAESFVSNWDAAPFSFSSSSASSLMVPSSLGLFTGSPSGLSSTSSVNWSSDGSTLCDYTSIDWSMDTAVLKPSIKNTNLSLTWSTMFMGGKAPRPAMNLADGAYIAGLQDGSLVHEDSSMNLSGLHDWSSPFAGNDLLSVLRRYFTNSSI, from the coding sequence ATGTCTTCGGCATCTAAAGCTAAGTTGATAGACAAATTATCTGCAAAGGCAGTCAAAGGACAAGACAAAGTCTCTTTAAAGGCTTCAGCTATTCCTAACCATGGAAACGATGTTCCTTCAAATGTCTATAATCCTGATTCAGGGACATTCCACAATATTGATACAACATCTTCTGGGTCCTTGCTGATGAGCCAAAATAGTGGACGTTTCAGAACCATAGATGAAACTGAGGATCATTCTTTTAGTTCATTTGCTACCACCGGCCAGTTTGATTCAATTTATAACCATAATGGCTACTCTGGCGAAGAGGACCAGAAGGAGGAAACTACTAGCAGTTGTGGACCTCGCATAGAATCTATACTTGGCTGTGACATAGACAAGCGTGAGAAAATTCGGCAGAAAAATGAGAGAAAGCATCAACGACAGAAGGAAAGACGGGCTCAGGACCTGCATGAGCGTTGTAGTAATTATCTCATATCTAGGAAACTAGAGATGCTTGCTCAAAAAATTATAGTAATGGGGTTCTCTTCTGCAGAGGCGACAATGGCTCTTATACAAAATGAAGGACGGGTTGAAGAGTCCATTGCTTGGCTACTTGAACTGAGTGAAGAAAGCAGGCACCATACTGCAGCCAATGTGGATAGTTCCAACAGTCCGAAAATAGACATCACTCCTGAGCTTGCAAAGATATCCGAGATGGAGTTGAAGTTTAAATGCACGAGGCAGGAAGTTGAAAGGGCTGTGGTTGCATGTGAGGGTGACTTAAAGAAGGCTGAAGAGACATTAACGGCAGATAAACAAGAAGTTAAAGCTGCTTCATCAAAATTGGAAGAGGCAGATGACTCTGTCTCagtaaatgattttgataataagATGGCAATGCCTGTCCAGACTGCCTTGTCAATACCTAAGCAAAATAGATTACTTCCAGATGGCACCTCACAACTTAGAGATGAACGAGATTTAAACTATAACAAAACTGTGACAATGGAGGCAATGAAATCCACTAATAAGAATTTGCATTCCTTGAGAAGGATACTGCCTAAGCCTGATTGGGGAAGGCCCCAAGTTGTTCCGCCCATTGATCAAAGGTGGTCAATTGCTAGCACTGCTCCATCTGTCTCCTGCCCTTGGTCATCCTCTTTGCAGGTTGCTGTTCCTCTAACCAACCGATTTGCAATGACAAGTAATGAACCAAAGCCTACCTTGCCAACAGTAACATTGAGGGATCCTGTCATGGTAATGCCGCAGCTCCAGTCTAGTCATACCAAACAAGATCCTGCATCAGCAATCCGGAACATTAGTGCAACTCCACCAGCTTCCACAAGATGGTACCCAAACAAAGTATCTAGCATGGAGATGATGTTGGCAAATGGAGGCCTAGGACCTAGCTCGCCCTACTTGGGTTTGCATGGTTCTAGTGCCCAACAATTTGTAGACCATAATAATTTCCCATCTGGGTCTAGCATGGCGGAGTCCTTTGTGAGTAACTGGGATGCTGCTCCATTCAGTTTTTCAAGTTCATCAGCATCATCACTCATGGTGCCTTCTTCCCTTGGGCTCTTTACTGGCTCACCTTCTGGGCTATCTTCTACATCTTCAGTTAACTGGAGTTCGGATGGATCAACACTATGTGATTATACTTCTATAGATTGGAGCATGGATACAGCCGTTCTGAAGCCATCCATCAAGAACACTAACTTGTCTTTGACATGGTCTACTATGTTCATGGGCGGCAAAGCGCCGAGGCCTGCTATGAACTTAGCTGATGGTGCCTACATTGCTGGGTTGCAGGATGGTAGTCTTGTGCACGAAGACTCCTCCATGAACTTGTCTGGCTTACATGATTGGTCTTCCCCTTTTGCAGGGAACGACCTACTTAGCGTACTTAGACGCTATTTCACTAACTCTTCGATCTAA